A region of Kribbella sp. NBC_01245 DNA encodes the following proteins:
- the argB gene encoding acetylglutamate kinase produces MTNSHAGAVEKAAVLTEALPWLKEFHGKTIVVKYGGNAMVDEELKQAFASDIVFLRHCGVKVVVVHGGGPQISDMLARLGIDSEFRGGLRVTTPEAMDIVGMVLVGKVGRELVGLLNAHGPFAVGMSGEDAGLFTAERRGAMIDGESVDIGLVGDVVNVRPETVLDLIDAGRIPVVSTIAPDEDGQVHNVNADTAAAALAIALKAEKLVILTDVAGLYRNWPDSDEIVTQIDAKELAVLLPTLASGMVPKMEACLRAVESGVVSRATVIDGRVPHSLLLEIFTDAGSGTQVIPS; encoded by the coding sequence ATGACCAATTCGCACGCCGGAGCCGTCGAGAAGGCGGCAGTGCTGACCGAGGCGCTGCCGTGGCTCAAGGAGTTCCACGGCAAGACGATCGTGGTGAAGTACGGCGGTAATGCGATGGTGGACGAGGAGCTGAAACAGGCCTTCGCGTCGGACATCGTGTTCCTGCGGCATTGCGGGGTGAAGGTCGTCGTCGTGCACGGCGGTGGTCCGCAGATCAGCGACATGCTCGCGCGGCTCGGCATCGACAGCGAGTTCCGCGGCGGCCTGCGGGTCACCACGCCCGAGGCGATGGACATCGTCGGCATGGTCCTGGTCGGCAAGGTCGGCCGCGAGCTGGTCGGCCTGCTGAACGCGCACGGCCCGTTCGCCGTCGGCATGTCCGGCGAGGACGCGGGCCTGTTCACGGCCGAGCGGCGCGGCGCGATGATCGACGGCGAGTCGGTCGATATCGGCCTGGTCGGCGACGTCGTGAACGTGCGGCCCGAGACCGTGCTGGACCTGATCGACGCCGGCCGGATCCCGGTCGTCTCGACGATCGCGCCGGACGAGGACGGCCAGGTGCACAACGTGAACGCCGATACCGCGGCGGCCGCGCTGGCGATCGCGCTCAAGGCCGAGAAGCTCGTGATACTGACCGATGTCGCGGGCCTTTACCGCAATTGGCCGGACAGCGACGAGATCGTCACCCAGATTGACGCCAAGGAGCTGGCCGTACTGCTGCCGACCCTGGCATCGGGCATGGTGCCCAAGATGGAGGCCTGCCTGCGGGCGGTCGAGTCCGGCGTGGTGTCGCGGGCGACCGTCATCGACGGCCGGGTGCCGCACTCGCTTTTGCTCGAGATCTTCACCGACGCCGGAAGTGGAACCCAGGTGATCCCGTCATGA
- a CDS encoding acetylornithine transaminase, with protein sequence MTELVAVEGTGASLTERYTGALMNTFGAPKRVLVRGEGCYLWDADGRKYLDLLGGLAVNSLGHAHPFIVSAVTSQLATLGHVSNFFASAPQILLAEKLLGLFDVPGKVFFTNSGTEANEAAFKITRRTGRTKIISTIGAFHGRTMGALALTYKPAYRELFAPLPGDVTFVPYGDAEALAAAVDDQTAAVILEPIQGENGVVVPPPGYLSKAREITSEHGALLWLDEIQTGIGRTGDWFAFNAEGITPDLVTVAKGLGAGIPIGACIGLGAAADLLQPGNHGTTFGGNPVAAIAGLAVLTVIERDGLLNNVVAVGNHLVKSIEALDHPLVAGVRGRGLLLAIELTQPVSDKVADLALQAGFVINNPVPTIIRMAPPYILTKADVDSFVAALPAILTEASA encoded by the coding sequence ATGACCGAGCTCGTCGCCGTCGAAGGCACTGGCGCCAGCCTCACCGAGCGCTATACCGGCGCCCTGATGAACACCTTCGGCGCACCGAAGCGGGTCCTCGTTCGTGGCGAGGGCTGCTACCTGTGGGACGCCGATGGACGGAAGTACCTCGACCTGCTCGGTGGGCTCGCGGTGAACTCACTCGGCCACGCCCATCCGTTCATCGTGTCGGCCGTGACCAGTCAGCTCGCCACTCTCGGCCACGTGTCGAACTTCTTCGCGAGCGCCCCGCAGATCTTGTTGGCCGAGAAACTGCTCGGACTCTTCGACGTACCGGGCAAAGTGTTCTTCACCAACTCCGGCACCGAGGCGAACGAGGCGGCTTTCAAGATCACCCGGCGCACCGGCCGGACCAAGATCATCTCGACCATCGGCGCCTTCCACGGCCGGACGATGGGCGCGTTGGCGTTGACCTATAAACCGGCCTATCGCGAGTTGTTCGCACCGCTGCCGGGTGACGTGACCTTCGTGCCGTACGGCGATGCCGAGGCCCTCGCGGCCGCGGTCGACGACCAGACGGCGGCGGTCATCCTCGAGCCGATCCAGGGCGAGAACGGCGTCGTCGTACCGCCGCCTGGCTATCTGTCGAAGGCGCGCGAGATCACTTCCGAGCATGGCGCGCTGCTCTGGTTGGACGAGATCCAGACGGGCATCGGCCGTACGGGCGACTGGTTCGCTTTTAACGCCGAAGGCATCACGCCGGACCTGGTGACGGTGGCGAAGGGCCTCGGCGCGGGCATTCCGATCGGCGCGTGCATCGGGCTCGGCGCGGCGGCGGATCTGCTGCAGCCCGGCAACCACGGCACCACCTTCGGGGGTAACCCGGTGGCCGCGATCGCCGGGCTCGCCGTACTGACCGTGATCGAGCGGGACGGCCTGCTCAACAACGTGGTGGCCGTGGGCAACCACCTGGTGAAGTCGATCGAGGCGCTGGACCACCCGTTGGTCGCGGGAGTGCGCGGCCGGGGGCTGTTGCTGGCGATCGAGTTGACCCAGCCCGTGTCGGACAAGGTCGCGGACTTGGCGTTGCAGGCCGGATTCGTGATCAACAACCCGGTGCCGACGATCATCCGGATGGCGCCGCCGTACATTCTGACCAAGGCCGACGTCGACTCGTTCGTCGCGGCACTGCCGGCGATCCTGACGGAGGCGAGCGCATGA
- the argF gene encoding ornithine carbamoyltransferase, whose product MTRHFLRDDDLSPIEQDEVLTLAEQMVAERFEHKPLAGPQTVAVIFDKTSTRTRVSFAVGIADLGGVPLVIDAQTSQMGRGEPIADTAKVLERMCAAIVWRTGAQTRIDEMAAASNVPVINALTDEFHPCQILADLLTIRQYKGKTKGLKLVYLGDGANNMAHSYLLGGVTAGMDVVIASPIEYVPDPGIMLKADEIAAKTGAKAWWTSSAEDAVAGADVIATDTWVSMGQESEAAEREAPFAPYAVTEQLMAKAKDDAIVLHCLPAYRGKEIEAAVIDGPQSAVWDEAENRLHAQKALLAWLLARNFTS is encoded by the coding sequence ATGACCAGGCACTTCCTGCGGGACGACGACCTCAGCCCGATCGAGCAGGACGAGGTGCTGACCCTCGCCGAGCAAATGGTGGCGGAGCGGTTCGAGCACAAGCCGTTGGCCGGGCCGCAGACCGTCGCGGTGATCTTCGACAAGACGTCCACCCGGACCCGGGTCTCGTTCGCCGTCGGGATCGCGGACCTCGGCGGCGTGCCGCTGGTCATCGACGCGCAGACCTCGCAGATGGGTCGCGGTGAGCCGATCGCCGATACCGCCAAGGTGCTGGAGCGGATGTGCGCCGCGATCGTCTGGCGGACCGGCGCGCAGACCCGGATCGACGAGATGGCCGCCGCGTCGAACGTACCCGTGATCAACGCGCTGACCGACGAGTTTCACCCGTGCCAGATCCTCGCGGACCTGCTGACGATCCGGCAGTACAAGGGCAAGACGAAGGGCCTCAAACTCGTCTATCTCGGCGACGGCGCGAACAACATGGCCCACTCGTACCTGCTGGGTGGCGTGACCGCTGGGATGGACGTGGTGATCGCGTCGCCGATCGAGTACGTGCCGGACCCGGGCATCATGCTGAAGGCCGACGAGATCGCGGCCAAGACCGGAGCGAAGGCCTGGTGGACGTCGTCCGCCGAGGACGCCGTCGCCGGCGCCGACGTGATCGCGACCGACACGTGGGTGTCGATGGGCCAGGAGTCGGAGGCGGCCGAGCGCGAGGCGCCCTTCGCACCGTATGCCGTGACCGAGCAGTTGATGGCCAAGGCGAAGGACGACGCGATCGTGCTGCACTGCCTGCCCGCCTACCGCGGCAAGGAGATCGAGGCGGCGGTTATCGACGGACCGCAATCAGCTGTCTGGGACGAGGCCGAGAACCGCCTACACGCCCAGAAGGCACTACTGGCCTGGTTGCTTGCTAGAAACTTCACTTCATGA
- the argC gene encoding N-acetyl-gamma-glutamyl-phosphate reductase — protein sequence MSLRIAVAGASGYAGGELLRLLVAHPEVEIGALTAGSNAGSVLGQHHPHLVPLAARVLQETSAETLQGHDVVFLALPHGQSAEIAAQLGEDVTVIDCGADFRLIDSEAWVEFYGGKHAGHWPYGLPELPGQREKLRGSNRVAVPGCYPTVSTLALLPAVQAGLVDANDLVVVAVSGTSGAGKSPKAHLLGSEIMGSATAYGVGGVHRHTPEIEQNLKAVTDEPVSVSFTPVLVPMSRGILATCTAPIQAGTTAEALRETYEVAYGNEPFVHLLPEGQWPQTQATLGANTVQLQVTLDQRTGRAVIVAAMDNLTKGTAGAAVQCMNLAAGLEETTALPLVGVAP from the coding sequence ATGAGTTTGAGGATCGCCGTCGCCGGTGCGAGTGGTTATGCCGGGGGAGAGTTGCTTCGGTTGCTGGTCGCGCACCCGGAGGTCGAGATCGGGGCGCTGACCGCCGGGAGCAACGCGGGTTCGGTGCTCGGGCAGCATCACCCGCACCTGGTGCCGCTGGCCGCTCGCGTCCTGCAGGAGACCTCGGCCGAGACGCTCCAGGGCCACGACGTCGTCTTCCTCGCGCTGCCGCACGGCCAGTCGGCCGAGATCGCCGCGCAGCTCGGTGAGGACGTGACGGTCATCGACTGCGGCGCCGACTTCCGGCTGATCGATTCCGAGGCGTGGGTCGAGTTCTACGGCGGCAAGCACGCGGGCCACTGGCCGTACGGCCTGCCCGAGCTCCCCGGCCAACGCGAAAAGTTGCGCGGCAGCAATCGCGTGGCGGTGCCCGGCTGCTATCCGACGGTCTCGACGCTCGCGCTGCTCCCCGCCGTACAGGCTGGTCTCGTCGACGCGAACGACCTGGTCGTTGTCGCCGTCAGCGGGACGTCCGGCGCGGGCAAGTCGCCGAAAGCGCATCTGCTCGGGTCCGAGATCATGGGCTCGGCCACGGCGTACGGCGTGGGCGGCGTGCATCGGCACACCCCGGAGATCGAGCAGAACCTCAAAGCCGTGACGGACGAGCCAGTATCGGTTTCGTTCACCCCGGTGCTGGTGCCGATGTCGCGGGGGATCCTCGCCACCTGCACGGCACCGATCCAGGCCGGTACGACGGCCGAGGCGCTGCGCGAGACGTACGAAGTTGCTTATGGCAACGAGCCGTTCGTGCACCTGCTGCCCGAAGGCCAATGGCCGCAGACCCAGGCCACGCTCGGCGCGAACACGGTGCAACTGCAGGTCACGCTGGATCAGCGGACCGGCCGGGCCGTGATCGTGGCCGCGATGGACAACCTCACCAAGGGCACCGCCGGCGCCGCCGTGCAGTGCATGAACCTGGCCGCCGGTCTCGAGGAGACCACGGCCCTTCCCCTCGTAGGAGTAGCCCCGTGA
- the argJ gene encoding bifunctional glutamate N-acetyltransferase/amino-acid acetyltransferase ArgJ yields the protein MTIAVSPQAQVDRSAGVTAPAGFRAAGVIAGIKPAGKPDLTVVVNDGPDNAAAGVFTTNKVKAAPVLWSQQVLTAGKLKAVVLNSGGANACTGPEGFQDTHATAEELAAVLQVGAAEIGVCSTGLIGERLPMEKLIPGITQCVDALGASAAHGLAAATAVMTTDNVPKQAVLVSGNGWSIGGFAKGAGMCAPNMATMLSVITTDAVVAQPQLDHALRNAVAHTFNRLDVDGGTSTNDTVLLLSSGASGISVPADEFEAALTTLAADLVKQLQADAEGVTKHVSITVKGAASEAEAVAAAKVVAEDNLCKTAFFAADPNWGRIAMAIGNAPTAFDPALLDITLNGAPIMVAGGKGVDRSEADLSGLEIDVLIDLHAGDASATVLTTDLSHAYVEENSAYSS from the coding sequence GTGACGATCGCAGTCAGCCCGCAGGCACAAGTCGATCGGAGCGCCGGAGTCACCGCGCCGGCCGGCTTCCGCGCGGCCGGTGTGATCGCGGGCATCAAGCCGGCCGGTAAGCCCGATCTGACCGTGGTGGTGAACGACGGTCCGGACAACGCCGCGGCCGGCGTCTTCACCACGAACAAGGTCAAGGCCGCGCCGGTGCTCTGGTCCCAGCAGGTCCTGACCGCTGGCAAGCTGAAGGCCGTCGTACTGAACTCGGGTGGTGCGAACGCGTGCACCGGCCCCGAGGGCTTCCAGGACACCCACGCCACCGCCGAGGAACTCGCGGCGGTCCTGCAGGTCGGCGCGGCCGAGATCGGTGTCTGCTCTACCGGTTTGATCGGCGAACGGCTCCCGATGGAGAAGCTGATCCCGGGGATCACCCAGTGTGTCGACGCGCTGGGGGCGTCCGCAGCACACGGTCTCGCCGCGGCGACCGCGGTGATGACGACCGACAACGTGCCGAAACAGGCCGTACTGGTGAGTGGAAACGGCTGGAGCATCGGCGGCTTCGCGAAGGGCGCCGGAATGTGCGCTCCGAACATGGCCACCATGCTCTCCGTCATCACCACCGACGCCGTCGTCGCGCAGCCGCAGCTCGACCACGCGTTGCGCAACGCGGTGGCGCACACGTTCAACCGGCTCGATGTTGATGGTGGTACGTCGACCAATGACACGGTGTTGCTTTTGAGCTCGGGCGCATCCGGGATCAGCGTGCCGGCCGACGAGTTCGAGGCGGCCCTGACCACGTTGGCCGCCGACCTGGTCAAGCAGTTGCAGGCCGACGCGGAGGGCGTTACCAAACACGTCAGCATCACGGTCAAGGGCGCGGCCAGCGAGGCTGAGGCTGTCGCGGCTGCCAAGGTCGTTGCCGAGGACAACCTCTGCAAAACCGCCTTCTTCGCCGCCGATCCGAACTGGGGACGGATCGCGATGGCGATCGGCAACGCGCCAACGGCGTTCGACCCGGCCCTGCTCGACATCACCCTCAACGGCGCACCGATCATGGTTGCCGGGGGCAAGGGTGTCGACCGGTCCGAGGCCGACCTGAGCGGTCTGGAGATCGACGTGCTGATCGACCTGCATGCGGGTGACGCGTCGGCCACGGTGCTGACGACGGACCTGTCGCACGCGTACGTCGAAGAGAACTCGGCGTACTCGTCATGA